A single Scylla paramamosain isolate STU-SP2022 unplaced genomic scaffold, ASM3559412v1 Contig54, whole genome shotgun sequence DNA region contains:
- the LOC135098298 gene encoding uncharacterized protein LOC135098298 produces the protein MPASPNPSQPLPVHPSLSKFIPASSSAIQPLLVHPSLPMHLSLSQCILAFPSSSQPLPVYSSISQCIPASPSTSQPLPVHPSLSQCIPASPSTSQPLPVHPSLSQYIPASPVHPSFFQYIPASPSASQPLPVHPSFLQYIPASPSTSQPLSVHSSLSQCIPASSSASQPLPVHPSF, from the coding sequence ATGCCAGCCTCTCCcaatccatcccagcctctcccagtccatcccagcctctccaagttcatcccagcctcttccAGTGCAATCCAGCCTCTCttagtgcatcccagcctcccaatgcatctcagcctctcccagtgcatcctagccTTCCCCAGttcatctcagcctctcccagtctatTCCAGcatctcccagtgcatcccagcctctcccagtacatcccagcctctcccagtacatcccagtctctcccagtgcatcccagcctctcccagtacatcccagcctctcccagtgcatcccagcctctcccagtacatcccagcctccccagtgcatcccagcttcttccagtacatcccagcctctcccagtgcatcccagcctctcccagtgcatcccagcttcTTGCagtacatcccagcctctcccagtacatcccagcctctctcagtacattccagcctctcccagtgcatcccagcttcttccagtgcatctcagcctctcccagtacatCCCAGCTTCTAG